In Oryza sativa Japonica Group chromosome 11, ASM3414082v1, the following are encoded in one genomic region:
- the LOC4350582 gene encoding LOW QUALITY PROTEIN: uncharacterized protein (The sequence of the model RefSeq protein was modified relative to this genomic sequence to represent the inferred CDS: inserted 2 bases in 1 codon) produces MPPSPSPAPPPPAAMPPPREHVERIRRERFFIGRGERNPLAEDMHQAVNYLSQEIYSKDVHFLMELIQNAEDNDYPSGVAPSLEFLITSKDITGLGAPSTLLIFNNEKGFSPSNVESICRVGKSTKKGNRHQGYIGEKGIGFKSVFLISRQPHIFSNGYRIKFNEDPSSECNIGYIVPEWVESKPSLSDIQELHGSSKPLPTTTIILPLKSEKVDVVKKQLSSIHPEILLFLTKIRRLSVREDNSDPKCSTINEISMESEKNYQVRKNIHAESYTLHLSAQENKEQEECGYYMWRQKFPVKPENRVDMRADIDEYVITLAFPHGQRLSRGKQSSPGVYAFLPTEILTNFPFIIQADFLLASSRETILFDSMWNKGILECVPSAFLNAFVALVKSSADAPAMSLPSMFNFLPVHPSHVPFLEPVRSAIKDKVRTENIMPCESYTLQKMFCKPGEVGRIKPGFWTILKKAQECGVDLKNLSAHGTYILSCHFDKSTYDSVLAFLDVKNVSAKWYAKCIEGSNLVYELPEELYIEFLYFLATNWDSFSSTSMKSIPLLKYVDRYGAPTFWSIYKASQSSGRLCISSHKKYIQWLISWNQEFPSCNQFFMPLSTQTALYDFSKNTFVTNWLRWHVNVQVVSVHGYGLNIIAKLLDHDRRSIVAFAHFLYHSFKMGHIEGYFVTQLCHAMPIINIYGKVVKTKTNIVVPAKGSKWVRLMGTNPWKDEKYTVLAADYMSSGSFARKSTPDGRLFKFLTKHLQVSDVPSIDPPDASFPTVSSQLTVDNALLLLEWLRNLKSRGVELPAKFMDCIRRGSWLVTSVGDRPPSESFMSSAEWTGLLQIGSSFVDIPIIDQQFYQNKLNVYKEELKTIGVRFEFQEASVYIGSHLMSIAESNMLTRDNVYSLLQLIRFLQENNLSTSALVDSVNSGQWMKSTLGYRSPANCIIYDSDWAVASRISILPFLDVQFYGDSILDYKPELELLGVLVGFKDNYTTVIDNFEFSSNAISSEATVLILKCVRYVSPCDDFITKLKDIKWIKTNVGFCVPSESFLIDPEWECLLKVFGEVALIDLGFYGSVISSYKEELKKTGLIAGHLEASNALALLFKQMVSKSSLTKANVLALLASYRQLKSHQPSPMKLFNCLRDEKWLHTSQGFRRPSDAILFDESWWLLSPIASLPFINDEDTGYGLGLEIYDYKDELKDLGVTVEVKDGANFVIVNLKIPNDQSAVPAYTVLSLLECIQNWIACQVSLPKDFLDKICKKWLRTTMGYKSPNECLLFDHKHSAICMEDGPFIDEVFYGSEIASFKDALAAIGVVINIENGCDLVAQHMKFHSCSDTISRIYMYLMDCNWKPVNNSSNWVWVPSGIQSGEWVSPANCVLHDRDNLFSSQLHVLDKYYNKKVLGFFALVLGVRFNPNAEDHCKLWSKWEALVTELTMADCSAFWGFVLENWTKATENLLSACVIKVPVFNESKIILSKKEDVFIPDDLLIKDLFDKLPQESIFIWYPPASLPYMSRARFNCIYNSIGVRTISESVEWNESFTLGDTGLQEVNVSTVIKHGLLQIVTAFLANPVLDIPAKERHKMVSHLLSVTILETNEPITAGYSVKLSSGRHVSVKASRMLRWXRDNSKLYMQRCDQETSHRGKIEFATYFADEISQGLLFEMEDHIPELTELVKFGYLLDFQDSAVEFLLKSKNLQLFPEDEEFLDSAMWS; encoded by the exons AATGCAGAGGACAATGATTATCCCTCTGGGGTAGCACCTTCTTTGGAGTTTCTGATAACGTCAAAGGATATTACTGGTTTGGGTGCACCATCCACTTTACTCATCTTCAACAACGAGAAGGGATTCTCTCCGTCAAACGTAGAGTCCATTTGCCGTGTGGGTAAATCAACAAAAAAGGGTAATAGGCACCAAGGTTACATTGGAGAAAAAG GTATTGGTTTCAAGAGTGTCTTCCTGATTTCACGCCAACCACATATTTTCAGCAATGGATACAGAATCAAGTTCAATGAGGATCCTTCGTCAGAATGCAATATTGGGTACATTGTCCCAGAATGGGTTGAATCAAAGCCAAGCCTTTCAGATATCCAAGAACTACATGGGTCTTCTAAGCCACTTCCGACAACTACTATCATTTTACCTCTGAAGAGCGAAAAGGTTGATGTAGTGAAAAAGCAGCTATCGAGCATACATCCTGAAATCCTACTGTTTCTCACAAAGATAAGGCGGCTTTCTGTCCGAGAAGATAATTCTGATCCAAAATGCAGCACAATAAATGAGATATCCATGGAGAGTGAAAAAAATTATCAAGTGCGGAAGAACATACATGCTGAGTCGTACACGCTCCATTTGTCGGCTCAAGAGAATAAGGAACAAGAAGAGTGTGGCTACTACATGTGGAGACAAAAGTTCCCAGTCAAACCGGAGAATAGAGTGGATATGCGTGCTGACATAGATGAGTATGTGATCACACTAGCCTTCCCACATGGTCAGCGTCTGTCCCGGGGGAAACAGTCATCACCAGGTGTCTATGCTTTTCTTCCTACCGAGATTTTAACGAACTTCCCTTTTATCATTCAGGCAGACTTCCTCCTTGCATCCTCAAGAGAGACAATACTTTTTGATAGCATGTGGAACAAGGGGATTCTTGAGTGTGTCCCAAGCGCTTTCCTGAATGCGTTTGTAGCGCTTGTGAAGTCAAGTGCTGATGCACCAGCAATGTCATTGCCTTCCATGTTCAACTTCCTGCCAGTACATCCTTCACACGTTCCTTTTCTTGAGCCAGTTAGGTCTGCCATCAAAGACAAGGTTCGTACTGAGAATATTATGCCATGTGAGTCTTATACTCTGCAGAAGATGTTCTGCAAACCAGGTGAAGTTGGGCGTATCAAGCCAGGCTTCTGGACTATCCTCAAGAAAGCACAAGAATGTGGAGTGGATTTGAAGAATCTATCAGCCCATGGAACCTACATTCTTAGCTGTCATTTTGATAAGAGTACATACGACAGTGTGCTTGCATTTCTGGATGTAAAAAATGTGAGTGCAAAATGGTACGCGAAATGCATTGAAGGGTCCAATCTTGTCTATGAGCTACCTGAAGAACTTTATATagaatttctatattttttggcAACAAATTGGGATAGTTTTTCGAGTACAAGTATGAAATCTATTCCCTTACTGAAGTATGTTGACCGTTATGGTGCTCCCACATTCTGGAGCATATATAAAGCTAGTCAATCCAGTGGCAGACTTTGCATCTCATCTCACAAGAAGTACATACAATGGCTAATCAGCTGGAACCAGGAGTTTCCCTCTTGCAATCAGTTCTTTATGCCTCTCAGTACACAGACAGCCCTATATGATTTCTCTAAGAACACATTTGTGACAAACTGGTTACGTTGGCATGTGAACGTGCAGGTTGTTTCTGTCCATGGCTATGGACTCAATATTATTGCTAAATTGCTGGACCATGATCGCAGATCGATAGTCGCATTTGCCCACTTTTTATACCATTCATTTAAGATGGGCCACATAGAGGGCTACTTTGTGACACAGCTGTGCCATGCCATGCCAATCATTAACATCTACGGGAAGGTGGTGAAGACGAAAACAAATATTGTTGTTCCTGCCAAGGGCAGCAAATGGGTCAGGTTAATGGGCACCAACCCATGGAAGGATGAGAAATACACTGTATTGGCAGCAGACTACATGTCATCAGGTTCTTTTGCCAGGAAATCCACACCTGATGGCCGGCTCTTCAAATTCTTGACAAAGCACCTGCAGGTCTCAGATGTACCATCTATAGACCCTCCAGATGCAAGCTTCCCTACAGTCTCATCACAATTAACCGTTGATAATGCGTTATTACTCTTGGAATGGCTACGGAATCTGAAGTCCCGTGGAGTAGAACTCCCAGCAAAATTTATGGATTGTATCAGAAGGGGAAGTTGGCTGGTGACATCTGTTGGTGACAGACCACCAAGCGAATCATTTATGTCCAGTGCAGAGTGGACAGGTCTTTTGCAAATTGGATCTTCCTTTGTTGACATACCAATCATTGATCAACAATTCTACCAAAACAAGCTGAATGTGTATAAGGAAGAGCTCAAAACAATTGGGGTGAGGTTTGAATTTCAGGAGGCGTCCGTGTACATTGGCAGTCACCTGATGTCCATTGCTGAAAGCAATATGCTAACCAGAGACAATGTGTACTCACTGCTTCAGCTAATTCGGTTTCTGCAAGAGAATAATCTATCTACTAGTGCTCTTGTCGATAGCGTGAATAGTGGACAATGGATGAAGAGTACTCTTGGCTACAGATCTCCAGCTAATTGCATTATCTATGACTCTGACTGGGCAGTGGCATCACGTATCAGTATCCTACCATTTCTTGATGTGCAATTCTACGGAGACAGCATCCTTGACTATAAACCAGAGCTTGAGTTGCTTGGTGTTCTTGTTGGGTTTAAAGATAACTATACAACTGTGATCGATAACTTCGAGTTCAGTTCCAATGCTATTTCTTCAGAGGCAACTGTACTAATCCTGAAGTGTGTCCGTTACGTGAGCCCATGTGATGATTTCATAACAAAACTCAAGGATATAAAATGGATAAAGACTAATGTGGGATTCTGTGTTCCAAGTGAATCATTTCTCATTGATCCTGAATGGGAGTGCCTTCTGAAGGTGTTTGGTGAAGTAGCATTAATTGATCTTGGGTTCTATGGGAGTGTCATCAGTTCATACAAAGAAGAGCTGAAGAAGACCGGGTTGATTGCAGGACATCTGGAGGCTTCAAATGCTCTAGCTCTTCTTTTCAAGCAGATGGTGTCAAAATCATCACTCACTAAGGCAAATGTCCTTGCACTGCTTGCATCCTACCGACAGCTGAAGTCACACCAACCGTCTCCCATGAAGCTTTTCAACTGCTTGCGTGACGAGAAGTGGCTGCATACATCACAGGGATTCAGGCGCCCATCAGATGCTATTCTCTTTGATGAATCATGGTGGTTGTTATCTCCGATTGCAAGCCTACCATTCATAAATGATGAGGACACTGGCTATGGTTTAGGATTGGAGATATATGATTACAAAGATGAGCTCAAAGATTTAGGTGTCACTGTGGAAGTGAAAGATGGTGCTAACTTTGTCATAGTGAATCTTAAGATTCCCAATGATCAGTCAGCCGTGCCTGCATATACTGTATTGTCATTGCTTGAATGCATACAGAATTGGATAGCCTGTCAAGTTTCACTTCCTAAGGATTTTCTGGACAAAATATGTAAGAAGTGGTTAAGGACTACGATGGGATACAAATCTCCGAATGAATGCCTCCTCTTTGATCACAAGCATTCTGCCATCTGCATGGAAGATGGCCCTTTCATCGATGAAGTGTTTTATGGTTCAGAGATTGCGTCATTCAAAGATGCCCTCGCAGCAATCGGAGTAGTCATCAATATTGAAAATGGATGTGATCTTGTTGCCCAGCATATGAAGTTCCACTCGTGTAGTGACACAATATCCCGTATCTACATGTACCTGATGGATTGCAACTGGAAACCTGTAAACAACAGTAGCAATTGGGTTTGGGTACCAAGTGGAATCCAAAGTGGAGAATGGGTGAGCCCTGCAAATTGTGTTCTTCATGACAGGGACAATCTTTTCAGCTCACAGCTACATGTTTTGGACAAATATTACAACAAAAAGGTGCTCGGCTTCTTTGCACTTGTTCTTGGTGTGAGGTTTAATCCAAATGCTGAAGACCATTGTAAACTTTGGAGTAAATGGGAGGCATTGGTTACTGAGCTGACGATGGCTGATTGCTCAGCATTCTGGGGGTTCGTCTTGGAGAACTGGACCAAAGCCACAGAAAATCTTCTCTCTGCATGTGTCATAAAGGTTCCTGTTTTCAATGAAAGCAAGATCATCCTGTCCAAGAAGGAGGATGTCTTTATTCCTGATGATCTACTAATAAAAGATTTGTTTGACAAGCTCCCTCAGGAGTCGATCTTCATTTGGTATCCTCCTGCAAGCCTACCTTACATGTCTCGAGCAAGGTTTAACTGCATCTACAATAGCATCGGCGTGCGGACAATCTCTGAATCTGTCGAATGGAATGAATCGTTCACCTTGGGTGACACCGGCTTGCAAGAAGTCAATGTTAGTACTGTGATCAAACATGGTTTGCTCCAGATAGTCACTGCCTTCCTTGCGAACCCTGTTCTTGACATTCCTGCCAAAGAGAGGCATAAAATGGTTTCCCATCTTCTGAGTGTGACAATCCTAGAGACAAATGAACCGATCACAGCAGGTTACAGTGTGAAGCTGTCCTCAGGGAGGCATGTGTCTGTGAAGGCCAGCCGAATGCTTCGGTG GAGAGATAATTCCAAGCTATACATGCAGAGATGCGATCAAGAAACCAGCCACAGAGGAAAGATCGAGTTTGCGACATACTTCGCAGACGAGATATCGCAAGGCTTGCTGTTTGAGATGGAAGATCATATCCCTGAACTCACTGAGCTCGTGAAATTCGGCTACTTGTTGGACTTCCAGGACTCGGCGGTCGAGTTCTTGCTGAAGTCCAAGAATCTGCAGCTATTCCCTGAGGACGAAGAGTTTTTGGATTCTGCAATGTGGTCGTAG